From the genome of Candidatus Effluviviaceae Genus V sp., one region includes:
- a CDS encoding DUF362 domain-containing protein, with protein sequence MSGTERATVAVVSCGSYERREVGAAVSRAVDLIGGIGRFVRPGERILLKPNLLSAKAPERAITTHPEVARAVIRLVRDAGAEPEMGDSPGGAIRGVERVWRNTGFEELAEETEVALRSFEASGSEERTGALRPYMVARPVLEADGIINLPKMKTHVLTLYTGAVKNMYGIVPGFMKGRLHSVAPRPVPFSRIVVDIFSLRPPRLHVMDAVAAMEGDGPSGGSRRHVGAILASADPVALDAVASGMMGYRERQVPTVRIGEERGLGVAGLDRIDIVGDDAEKLAPEDFRLPGTGALNYIPDILVRLLEPFIWAHPEMSPERGCRGPECGLCVRSCPVRAIRLVDGVPTVDFKTCVECLCCHEVCPHDAVEVKLSWLAGRFA encoded by the coding sequence ATGAGCGGTACGGAGCGGGCGACCGTCGCGGTCGTCTCCTGCGGAAGCTATGAGCGTCGCGAGGTCGGGGCGGCCGTCTCGCGGGCGGTCGATCTCATCGGGGGCATCGGGCGGTTCGTGAGGCCGGGCGAGCGGATCCTGCTCAAACCGAACCTCCTCTCCGCCAAGGCCCCGGAGCGGGCCATCACGACACATCCGGAGGTCGCCCGCGCGGTCATCCGGCTGGTGCGAGACGCGGGCGCGGAGCCCGAGATGGGCGACAGTCCGGGCGGCGCCATCCGGGGTGTCGAGCGGGTCTGGCGCAACACCGGCTTCGAGGAGCTCGCCGAGGAGACGGAGGTCGCGCTCAGGAGCTTCGAGGCCTCGGGCTCCGAGGAGCGCACGGGCGCGCTGCGGCCGTACATGGTGGCGCGGCCCGTACTCGAGGCCGACGGTATCATCAACCTGCCGAAGATGAAGACCCACGTGCTCACGCTCTACACGGGGGCGGTCAAGAACATGTACGGGATCGTCCCGGGGTTCATGAAGGGGCGCCTCCACAGCGTCGCCCCGAGGCCCGTCCCGTTCAGCCGCATCGTCGTCGACATCTTCTCGCTTCGTCCGCCGCGGCTCCACGTCATGGACGCCGTCGCGGCCATGGAGGGTGACGGTCCGTCCGGAGGCTCGCGGCGACACGTCGGCGCGATCCTGGCGAGCGCCGACCCGGTGGCGCTCGATGCCGTCGCGTCGGGCATGATGGGCTACCGGGAGCGACAGGTGCCGACCGTGCGGATCGGTGAGGAGCGCGGCCTCGGGGTCGCCGGTCTCGACCGGATCGACATCGTCGGTGACGATGCAGAGAAACTCGCCCCGGAGGACTTCCGGCTGCCGGGAACCGGCGCCCTGAACTACATCCCGGACATCCTCGTGAGGCTGCTGGAGCCCTTCATCTGGGCGCACCCGGAGATGTCGCCGGAGCGCGGGTGCCGCGGACCGGAGTGCGGTCTGTGCGTCAGGAGCTGCCCGGTGCGCGCCATCAGACTGGTCGACGGCGTCCCGACGGTCGACTTCAAGACGTGCGTCGAGTGTCTCTGCTGTCACGAGGTGTGCCCGCACGACGCAGTCGAGGTCAAACTGTCCTGGCTCGCCGGCAGGTTCGCGTAG
- the dprA gene encoding DNA-protecting protein DprA, whose translation MTSFVSSSTSWSASGPAAAGRPRTCDPSAWGSPAGDPRTSPEDQHVTEREAALVVVLASGVGPASAERLRRRYGSYRTAVLTGSRDAAVPARLRRALAAAKKLEPSRRLLELSAEGIDFLERGGEAYPSRLDETYGAPAGLFSEGAPPGEEPAVAIVGSRRASERSLAVARSMGRGLAGRGITVVSGLARGVDSAAHRGALSAGGRTVAVLGSGLRRVYPPEHAGLAAEIRRTGCLLSEFAPRVDPRRSFFPRRNRVIAGLSVGVIVVEASEKSGALITAAFALDEGREVFACPGPAGRAACRGSNRLLRDGARLVEDAEDVLEDLEPVWGPLLAPGGAGEPAPAPEVSACAEAALGALSLDPRSADEVARETGAAIETTLSALMELELAGAARRVPGGRYVVSDAEAVRRGLVRQ comes from the coding sequence ATGACCTCGTTCGTCTCCTCATCGACCTCGTGGAGCGCGAGCGGGCCGGCTGCGGCGGGTCGTCCCCGAACGTGTGACCCGTCGGCCTGGGGCTCACCCGCCGGCGACCCCCGGACCTCCCCAGAGGACCAGCACGTGACGGAGAGGGAGGCTGCGCTCGTCGTTGTCCTGGCGAGCGGCGTGGGTCCCGCCTCGGCAGAACGGCTCCGGAGGCGCTACGGCTCGTATCGCACGGCCGTCCTCACGGGGTCGCGCGACGCCGCTGTTCCGGCGAGGCTTCGTCGGGCGCTGGCCGCCGCGAAGAAGCTTGAGCCGTCCCGTAGGCTGCTCGAACTCTCCGCCGAGGGGATCGATTTCCTCGAACGCGGAGGGGAGGCGTACCCCTCGCGTCTCGACGAGACGTACGGCGCGCCGGCCGGGCTCTTCAGCGAGGGCGCGCCTCCGGGTGAGGAGCCGGCGGTGGCGATCGTCGGTTCGAGGAGAGCCTCGGAGCGCTCGCTGGCCGTCGCGCGGTCGATGGGGCGCGGACTGGCCGGGCGAGGCATCACGGTCGTCAGCGGCCTGGCCCGGGGCGTTGACTCCGCGGCGCACCGCGGTGCGCTGTCGGCCGGGGGGAGAACAGTCGCGGTTCTGGGTTCGGGACTCCGCAGGGTCTACCCTCCGGAGCATGCGGGGCTGGCGGCCGAGATCCGACGGACGGGCTGCCTGCTGTCGGAGTTCGCTCCCCGTGTCGATCCGAGACGCTCCTTCTTCCCGCGTCGAAACCGCGTGATCGCCGGTCTGTCGGTCGGGGTGATCGTCGTCGAGGCGAGTGAGAAGAGCGGCGCCCTCATCACGGCCGCCTTCGCCCTCGACGAGGGGCGCGAGGTCTTCGCGTGTCCCGGGCCTGCGGGCAGGGCGGCGTGCCGCGGCTCGAACAGGCTTCTCCGGGACGGCGCGAGGCTCGTAGAGGACGCCGAGGACGTTCTGGAGGACCTCGAACCGGTCTGGGGTCCGCTGCTCGCCCCCGGCGGGGCGGGAGAGCCGGCGCCGGCTCCGGAGGTTTCGGCATGCGCCGAGGCGGCGCTCGGCGCGCTCTCGCTCGATCCGCGGTCCGCGGACGAGGTCGCCAGAGAGACGGGTGCGGCCATCGAGACAACGCTCTCGGCCCTCATGGAGCTCGAGCTGGCCGGAGCGGCGCGGAGGGTACCGGGAGGAAGATACGTCGTCTCGGACGCCGAGGCGGTGCGGAGAGGGCTCGTCAGACAGTGA
- the obgE gene encoding GTPase ObgE, which yields MLVDTAKAEVRGGRGGDGCVSFRREKFVPRGGPDGGDGGRGGDVIVEADEGKSTLVDLHYRRHYRAGSGQHGSGARKSGRSGEDVVIRVPVGTVLRDAETGEVLADLDEPGERVVVAKGGGGGRGNARFATSTDRAPRRAEEGRHGVERMVEFELKLMADVGLVGLPNAGKSTLLRKLSAARPRVGDYPFTTLSPVLGLVRYGIDGSFVVADLPGLIEGAHEGKGLGHQFLRHIERTRVLVVLIDAAADDPATDYRVLMEELERHDADLTDKPRVVAWSKVDLRGPDGPPEASFGGERVVSVSGLTGEGVDDLVRLLIDLVERERAGCGGSSPNV from the coding sequence ATGCTAGTCGATACCGCGAAGGCAGAGGTGCGCGGCGGGCGCGGCGGCGACGGATGCGTGAGCTTCCGGCGGGAGAAGTTCGTACCCCGCGGAGGCCCCGACGGCGGGGACGGCGGCCGCGGCGGCGACGTGATCGTCGAGGCGGACGAGGGAAAGTCGACGCTCGTCGACCTTCACTACAGACGACACTACCGCGCCGGCTCGGGACAGCACGGATCCGGCGCGCGGAAGTCCGGCAGGAGCGGCGAGGACGTCGTCATCCGTGTCCCCGTCGGGACCGTGCTGCGCGATGCGGAGACGGGCGAGGTTCTGGCTGATCTGGATGAGCCGGGCGAGCGGGTCGTCGTCGCGAAGGGCGGCGGCGGAGGACGCGGCAACGCGCGCTTCGCCACGTCGACCGACAGGGCGCCGCGCAGGGCCGAGGAGGGTCGTCACGGCGTCGAGCGGATGGTCGAGTTCGAGCTCAAGTTGATGGCCGACGTCGGGCTCGTCGGTCTGCCGAACGCCGGCAAGTCGACGCTCCTTCGGAAGCTCTCAGCGGCGCGGCCCCGGGTCGGAGACTATCCCTTCACGACGCTCTCGCCGGTGCTCGGTCTCGTCAGATACGGTATCGACGGGAGCTTCGTCGTCGCCGACCTGCCCGGGCTCATCGAGGGGGCGCACGAGGGCAAGGGGCTGGGTCACCAGTTCCTTCGGCACATCGAGCGTACGCGCGTCCTCGTCGTCCTCATCGATGCGGCGGCCGACGACCCGGCGACCGACTACAGGGTGCTCATGGAGGAGCTCGAACGCCACGACGCCGACCTCACGGACAAGCCGAGGGTCGTTGCGTGGAGCAAGGTCGACCTCCGCGGTCCCGACGGTCCGCCCGAGGCGTCGTTCGGCGGCGAGCGGGTCGTGTCCGTCTCGGGACTGACGGGCGAGGGCGTCGATGACCTCGTTCGTCTCCTCATCGACCTCGTGGAGCGCGAGCGGGCCGGCTGCGGCGGGTCGTCCCCGAACGTGTGA